One window of the Mytilus galloprovincialis chromosome 14, xbMytGall1.hap1.1, whole genome shotgun sequence genome contains the following:
- the LOC143059119 gene encoding uncharacterized protein LOC143059119, whose translation MAQNFMVCQFCETSNEPKYKCVNCDLILCEGCKIKIHTKIKKNEVHQVLDLKEFSNLGASETIRHLDLKDIQCSIHNAEQCIIYCEDCKVLLCAVCLLESHRTHNLTKIAEVYQRKLKELKEFDDKIQQELPFYADLEKELKQIKSIENDQYTEIKKRILKKESELKEIITKQRENLITELDKLWKPREEEMSRQLKETAEKSDALTRNKAQIEETFQSHNALAVFTASGKLNNDLPTRPVNTISEQKTIFSEAKIIDDNKHDKEAFGSILTIPVFKVTETFTSEEDIWKIETFEDNSNILCLFEESTIKSFRLKNSKCETTSVAGVDKVDIVDMTKAKDNTLLFTVLTSSEIKCLSTFTPDSKIETFTSISPLIARGIHATLKNIFIGFREAGLTFPLKEESRRGILVYDYNCRHMRTYEYDSNNQRLFTLPVVITTNINEDICVIDITNNVTLEDRVVVLGKHGNLKWTYNSHSSINSKNNFFPRDLVTTSKGLILVSDRNSNAVHIISMEGCLVTCLNEKHGIERPLCLNIDQDGQLQIGCSSFGTNDGLSKLHTVDISL comes from the coding sequence ATGGCTCAGAACTTCATGGTTTGTCAATTCTGTGAAACTTCAAATGAACCAAAATATAAATGTGTCAATTGTGATTTAATTTTGTGTGAAGgatgtaaaattaaaattcacacaaaaataaagaaaaatgaagTTCATCAAGTTCTTGATCTGAAAGAATTCAGTAACTTGGGAGCAAGTGAAACTATTCGTCATTTGGACCTGAAAGATATTCAATGTTCAATTCACAACGCTGAACAATGCATTATTTACTGCGAAGATTGTAAAGTGTTGCTTTGTGCAGTTTGTCTACTAGAGTCCCATAGAACTCATAATCTGACAAAAATCGCTGAAGTGTATCAAAGGAAATTAAAAGAACTGAAAGAGTTTGATGATAAAATTCAACAGGAATTGCCTTTTTATGCTGACCTTGAAAAAGAACTGAAACAGATTAAGTCTATCGAAAATGACCAAtacacagaaataaaaaaaaggatcTTGAAAAAAGAAAGTGAACTAAAAGAAATCATCACTAAACAAAGAGAGAATCTCATCACAGAGTTAGATAAGCTGTGGAAGCCAAGGGAGGAAGAAATGTCTAGACAGTTGAAGGAAACTGCAGAAAAAAGTGACGCCCTTACAAGAAACAAAGCTCAAATTGAAGAGACATTCCAATCCCACAATGCATTGGCTGTTTTTACAGCTTCTGGTAAACTGAACAATGATTTGCCTACAAGACCAGTGAATACAATATCtgaacaaaaaacaatattttcagaAGCAAAAATTATCGATgataacaaacatgacaaagaagcGTTTGGTTCTATATTAACCATTCCAGTGTTCAAGGTCACTGAAACATTTACGTCTGAAGAGGACATCTGGAAGATTGAAACTTTTGAagataattcaaatattttatgtcTTTTCGAAGAATCAACCATCAAGTCATTTAGACTTAAGAATTCAAAATGTGAAACTACAAGTGTAGCAGGGGTTGACAAAGTAGATATTGTTGACATGACAAAAGCAAAAGACAATACATTACTATTCACAGTTCTTACATCATCAGAAATCAAATGCCTATCAACTTTTACACCTGACAGTAAGATAGAAACTTTTACTTCTATCTCACCACTTATTGCCAGAGGAATTCATGCAACtctcaaaaatattttcattggATTTAGGGAAGCTGGACTAACTTTTCCACTCAAAGAGGAAAGTAGAAGAGGAATACTTGTATATGACTATAACTGTAGACATATGAGAACTTATGAGTATGACTCAAACAATCAGAGATTATTTACATTACCAGTTGTAAtcacaacaaatataaatgaggACATATGTGTTATTGACATCACAAATAATGTTACATTGGAAGATAGGGTGGTTGTCCTTGGCAAACATGGGAACCTAAAATGGACATACAACAGTCATTCTAGCAtaaattctaaaaataatttttttcctcGGGACCTTGTTACAACTTCCAAAGGTTTAATTTTAGTCTCAGACAGAAACAGCAATGctgttcacataatatcaatggaaGGTTGTCTAGTCACTTGTCTGAATGAAAAGCATGGTATTGAAAGACCATTATGTCTGAATATAGATCAAGATGGCCAGTTACAAATAGGGTGTTCTAGTTTTGGAACAAACGATGGGCTAAGTAAATTACACACAGTAGATATTTCtttgtaa